In the Deltaproteobacteria bacterium genome, one interval contains:
- a CDS encoding long-chain fatty acid--CoA ligase, which translates to MMLLENILLAFEETTGRLKEAPCLKYKKNKDWNVLSWNQSLEKVIQISEGLKKMGIKRGDKVCILSLTRYEWTLTDLAILSLGAITVPIYQSTLPDEALHILNDSGAKAIFVEDKNQLEKVFGIRDGIKSLKKIILFTGKSNEPEVLTFKELMRMGEGTDPQDFSLRIKEITRDDLATLVYTSGTTGMPKGVMLTHDNIIKEVEAMREAFQLTGQEVSIMFLPLAHILARAVQFFQLAVGFVHAYAESIDHLVDNIQEVNPHFIVAVPRIFEKIHTKVMSDVENASLLKQKIFQWASDLGRRVGESRIKGQKISLLDSLSYSVASSLVFSKLHEKLGGRIRFFVSGGAPLAKEIAEFFNAAGLVILEGYGLTETTGATNVNTLTHCRFGTVGQTVKYAEQKIAEDGEILVRGGMVFKGYYNNPQATAEAFVEDWFKTGDIGEFDQDGHLRITDRKKDIIVTAAGKNVAPQNIENLIKTEPVISQVMVHGDKRKYLSALITLNEQEVHHYAQKRGLNGVPYQELVQHPKIFQMVKKLIDEKNRQLPSYETIKKFAILGNDFSIESGELTPSLKVKRKFVSQKYKEVLDSLYKD; encoded by the coding sequence ATGATGTTGTTAGAAAATATTTTACTCGCCTTTGAAGAAACCACTGGCCGTTTAAAAGAGGCCCCTTGTCTTAAGTATAAGAAAAACAAAGATTGGAATGTCCTTTCTTGGAATCAATCCTTAGAAAAAGTAATTCAAATTTCTGAAGGTTTGAAAAAAATGGGGATTAAACGGGGAGATAAAGTTTGCATCCTTTCCTTAACTCGTTATGAATGGACTCTAACCGACTTAGCCATTTTATCGTTGGGGGCCATCACGGTTCCCATCTATCAATCTACCTTGCCCGATGAAGCCCTTCACATCCTCAACGATTCAGGGGCCAAGGCTATTTTTGTAGAAGATAAAAATCAATTAGAGAAGGTCTTTGGAATTCGCGATGGTATTAAAAGTTTGAAAAAAATCATTTTGTTTACCGGTAAAAGCAATGAACCTGAAGTGCTAACCTTTAAAGAATTGATGCGGATGGGCGAAGGCACCGACCCGCAAGATTTTTCTTTGCGAATTAAAGAAATTACCCGCGATGATTTAGCAACTTTGGTTTACACTTCGGGTACCACCGGCATGCCCAAAGGCGTGATGTTAACTCATGATAATATCATTAAAGAAGTAGAGGCCATGAGAGAGGCCTTTCAGTTAACCGGGCAAGAAGTAAGCATCATGTTTTTGCCTTTGGCTCATATTTTGGCTAGGGCGGTGCAGTTTTTTCAATTGGCGGTGGGTTTTGTGCATGCCTACGCCGAAAGCATCGATCATCTGGTTGATAATATCCAAGAGGTCAACCCCCATTTTATTGTGGCCGTGCCGCGTATTTTTGAAAAAATTCATACGAAGGTGATGAGCGATGTGGAAAATGCTTCTCTATTAAAACAAAAGATTTTCCAGTGGGCTTCAGACTTAGGTCGCAGAGTAGGGGAATCTCGCATTAAAGGGCAAAAAATTTCACTTTTGGATTCTTTGAGTTATTCGGTGGCTAGTTCTTTGGTATTTTCAAAGCTCCATGAAAAATTAGGGGGGCGAATTCGCTTTTTTGTTTCAGGGGGTGCGCCCTTAGCTAAAGAGATCGCCGAATTTTTTAACGCCGCTGGTCTAGTTATTCTAGAAGGTTATGGTTTAACCGAAACCACGGGGGCTACCAATGTTAACACCTTAACTCACTGTAGATTTGGAACCGTGGGTCAAACCGTAAAATACGCCGAACAAAAAATTGCCGAAGATGGTGAAATTTTAGTGCGGGGCGGAATGGTTTTTAAAGGTTATTATAATAATCCTCAGGCCACGGCCGAAGCTTTTGTAGAAGATTGGTTTAAAACCGGCGATATTGGCGAATTTGACCAAGACGGTCATTTGCGCATTACCGATCGAAAAAAAGATATCATCGTAACGGCGGCTGGCAAAAATGTGGCCCCTCAAAATATCGAAAATTTAATCAAAACAGAACCTGTGATTAGTCAGGTCATGGTGCATGGTGACAAGCGCAAATATCTTTCGGCATTGATTACTTTGAATGAACAAGAAGTGCATCATTATGCGCAAAAACGAGGGCTCAATGGGGTACCTTATCAAGAGTTGGTGCAACATCCCAAGATTTTTCAAATGGTCAAAAAACTCATTGATGAAAAGAATCGGCAATTGCCCAGCTATGAAACCATTAAAAAATTTGCGATTTTAGGAAATGATTTTTCTATTGAAAGCGGCGAGTTAACCCCATCTCTTAAAGTAAAACGGAAATTCGTTAGCCAGAAATATAAAGAAGTTTTAGATAGCCTTTATAAAGATTAG
- the hpt gene encoding hypoxanthine phosphoribosyltransferase gives MRKKSKKIKVLISESALKKRMASLAKEIHRATSGQDLVVVGVLKGAFVFMSDLVRHLKQPVTCDFLRISSYDARGKPRQLRLEFDLTQPIANKHVLVVEDIVDTGSSLQFIREHLLSKNPKSLKICALLKKESEKNTPVEFIGFTIKNLYVVGYGMDLNGQYRHLPYIGYLEPK, from the coding sequence ATGAGGAAAAAATCCAAGAAGATTAAGGTGTTAATTAGCGAATCCGCCTTAAAAAAAAGAATGGCGAGCTTGGCTAAAGAAATCCATCGAGCGACGAGTGGGCAGGATCTGGTTGTGGTTGGGGTGCTTAAAGGGGCCTTTGTTTTTATGAGTGATCTTGTTCGTCACCTAAAGCAACCGGTTACTTGCGACTTTTTGCGGATTAGCAGTTATGATGCCAGGGGAAAACCTCGGCAACTGCGCTTAGAATTTGATCTCACCCAGCCCATTGCCAATAAACATGTGCTGGTGGTAGAAGACATCGTCGATACGGGTTCTTCACTTCAATTTATCCGTGAACATTTACTTTCTAAAAATCCGAAATCTCTAAAAATTTGCGCCCTTTTGAAAAAAGAAAGTGAAAAAAATACTCCGGTGGAATTTATAGGGTTCACCATTAAAAATTTATATGTGGTGGGGTATGGTATGGATTTAAATGGTCAATACCGGCATTTACCCTATATAGGGTATCTCGAGCCTAAATAG
- a CDS encoding nucleotidyltransferase substrate binding protein, translated as MKNVRWKQRFQNFEKSFLQLEIALKIKKPSDTERAGLIQFFELSFELAWKTLKDYLESQGFQVNSPRETLKQAYQAQVINHGEIWIEALDNRNLTVYAYDEATCLKIVDLIQNKYFSILKELYQTLKNKNSQAEDSEFTLRAAEGPLGSE; from the coding sequence ATGAAAAATGTACGTTGGAAACAGAGATTTCAAAACTTTGAAAAATCTTTTTTGCAGCTAGAAATAGCACTTAAAATCAAAAAACCTTCTGATACAGAGCGGGCGGGGCTGATTCAATTTTTTGAGCTTAGCTTTGAATTAGCATGGAAAACACTTAAAGATTATCTTGAATCACAAGGCTTTCAAGTGAATAGCCCCCGAGAAACGTTGAAGCAAGCCTATCAGGCCCAAGTGATCAACCATGGAGAGATTTGGATAGAAGCGCTCGATAACCGTAACCTAACCGTGTATGCCTATGATGAAGCTACCTGTTTGAAAATTGTTGATTTGATTCAAAATAAATATTTTTCTATTCTTAAAGAACTCTATCAAACCTTGAAAAATAAAAACTCACAAGCAGAAGATTCGGAATTTACCCTGAGGGCTGCCGAAGGGCCTCTGGGTTCAGAATGA
- a CDS encoding carbonic anhydrase, with protein MLKMVQGVINFHKNILPGLRHQFAQLGNGQSPDTLMIACSDSRVVPNLFASTDPGDLFVIRNPGNLVPPYQNTTTTQTSEGAAIEIAVDTLKVKDIIVCGHSHCAGMTALLNEEKATPQLKQWLRHGQKAKGTFHLGKTFNDSLPATEQLSQLNVMSQLENLKTYPEVLDHLKAGTLRLHGWWFDIAAGNVYAFDPEEKKFLIIDEKQGAKILQRLTT; from the coding sequence ATGCTTAAAATGGTTCAGGGCGTTATTAATTTTCATAAAAATATTTTGCCGGGCTTGCGCCATCAATTTGCCCAATTAGGTAATGGCCAATCACCCGACACCTTAATGATTGCTTGCTCAGATAGCCGGGTGGTTCCTAATCTTTTTGCCTCAACAGACCCTGGGGATTTGTTTGTGATAAGAAATCCTGGCAATTTAGTTCCACCCTATCAAAACACAACAACAACTCAAACCTCAGAAGGGGCAGCCATTGAAATCGCCGTTGATACCCTCAAAGTAAAAGATATTATTGTTTGTGGTCATTCTCACTGCGCTGGCATGACGGCACTTTTAAATGAAGAAAAGGCAACCCCTCAATTAAAACAGTGGCTACGCCATGGACAAAAAGCAAAAGGTACCTTTCATTTAGGTAAAACTTTTAATGATTCACTGCCTGCAACTGAGCAGCTTTCTCAGCTCAATGTAATGAGTCAGCTGGAAAACTTAAAAACCTACCCTGAAGTATTAGATCATTTAAAAGCAGGCACATTGCGTCTTCATGGATGGTGGTTTGATATTGCAGCTGGCAACGTCTATGCTTTTGATCCTGAAGAAAAAAAATTCTTAATCATCGACGAAAAACAAGGGGCAAAAATTCTGCAACGCTTGACCACTTAG
- a CDS encoding PD40 domain-containing protein: MWACTKCNLGVIFIALSLLAMSSCGGSQEPTNQQETLTQGQNKPTPPPATSFPSLFGPTLKAPFFPPMGPMFQPPPKKPQPTPSPTPRSTSQPTPPPTPPPANTANLIVYTRNIILNNFLGGPSLQNGGPFIEILNPDTKTSRTLVQDAGTTSLMPSWNQDKTKIVFASNRDGDATKDLDLWVANADGSGLAPLTNSLGHDWTPAWSPDGKWIAFASTRRAAPNQYNEVYAFDIFLLNVATGEQTLLADLGRQDEDPIFSKDNQKVYFVGEVIEQDQSVFKIFEVNIAGNAQPRDLGIRGEDISIDYNKNILYYYNQASLYSFDLNTPQSKKLTADGQNIPYEPWVNSNGNPLQVVYINNLGANGGNIVISNLDGSNASTVGLMPDAFFPRW, from the coding sequence ATGTGGGCCTGCACAAAATGTAACCTGGGGGTCATTTTCATAGCTTTAAGTCTGCTTGCAATGAGTTCCTGTGGAGGCAGCCAAGAACCGACGAACCAACAAGAAACCCTTACCCAAGGGCAAAACAAGCCTACTCCACCGCCTGCGACTTCATTCCCCTCATTGTTTGGTCCAACTTTGAAGGCGCCATTTTTCCCTCCCATGGGCCCTATGTTTCAACCACCACCTAAGAAGCCTCAGCCCACTCCATCACCCACTCCACGATCCACTTCGCAGCCCACTCCACCACCCACTCCACCGCCTGCAAATACGGCTAACCTCATTGTTTATACCCGCAATATTATCCTCAATAATTTTCTAGGTGGCCCCTCGTTACAAAACGGCGGACCCTTCATCGAAATTCTAAACCCAGATACTAAAACATCTAGAACCCTGGTTCAGGATGCCGGAACCACAAGCCTCATGCCTTCTTGGAACCAAGACAAAACAAAAATTGTTTTTGCTTCTAACCGAGATGGAGATGCCACGAAAGATTTAGACTTATGGGTGGCTAATGCGGATGGTAGCGGTTTGGCACCTTTAACCAATAGCCTTGGCCACGATTGGACGCCCGCATGGTCTCCCGATGGTAAGTGGATTGCCTTTGCTTCAACTCGAAGGGCTGCCCCCAATCAATACAATGAAGTTTACGCGTTTGATATTTTTCTTCTTAACGTTGCAACGGGCGAACAAACTTTGTTAGCCGATCTGGGCCGTCAAGATGAAGACCCTATTTTTTCTAAAGACAATCAAAAAGTCTATTTTGTTGGCGAGGTGATCGAACAAGACCAAAGTGTTTTTAAGATTTTTGAGGTCAACATTGCAGGTAATGCACAACCTCGTGATTTAGGAATAAGAGGCGAAGATATTAGCATCGATTATAATAAAAATATTTTATACTATTACAACCAAGCTAGCCTTTATTCTTTTGATTTAAATACTCCACAATCCAAAAAATTAACCGCTGACGGGCAAAACATCCCTTATGAACCATGGGTTAATTCTAATGGAAATCCACTCCAAGTGGTTTACATCAATAATTTAGGGGCCAATGGCGGAAATATCGTTATTTCCAATTTAGATGGTTCGAATGCTTCAACCGTAGGCCTCATGCCTGATGCCTTTTTCCCACGCTGGTAA
- a CDS encoding twin-arginine translocase TatA/TatE family subunit: MFGLSSPELMVVLLVALIFIGPKQLPELGKRLGHLMRAWRSTKTEIELQIKDSMNPADKPNLKPPPADKPHEPKP, translated from the coding sequence ATGTTTGGCTTAAGTTCCCCAGAATTGATGGTCGTTTTGTTGGTTGCGCTAATTTTTATTGGCCCTAAACAACTCCCTGAATTGGGAAAAAGACTGGGCCACCTCATGCGTGCCTGGCGCTCCACCAAAACAGAAATAGAATTGCAAATTAAAGATTCTATGAACCCTGCCGATAAACCTAACCTCAAACCCCCTCCGGCCGATAAGCCCCATGAACCAAAACCCTGA
- the tatC gene encoding twin-arginine translocase subunit TatC, translated as MNQNPESTLIQHLVELRRRLISALLGWLVGIGICLYFSKEIFGYLSLPLKKVLPEGSHFIATHPIEAWTTYFKASLLAGFFLSSPFLFYQLWKFVAPGLLAKEKKVTLGFVITSSVFFIGGSLFGYHYIFPITFQYFSGLFSGTDILLLPRMADYFSLAAQMLLAFGLIFELPLLIYFLASSGIVSFKTLWGFQRYLIVVAFIIGAILTPPDVLSQTLLSIPIILLYQVGLLGAWFHRKKIPK; from the coding sequence ATGAACCAAAACCCTGAATCCACTTTAATCCAACATTTAGTCGAACTGCGCCGTCGCTTAATCTCGGCTCTGCTTGGTTGGCTAGTGGGTATTGGAATTTGTCTTTATTTTTCTAAAGAAATCTTTGGGTATTTAAGCCTTCCCTTAAAAAAGGTTCTGCCCGAAGGTTCCCACTTCATAGCCACCCACCCCATTGAAGCCTGGACTACTTATTTTAAAGCCTCGCTCTTGGCAGGTTTCTTTTTAAGCTCACCCTTTTTATTTTACCAATTGTGGAAATTCGTAGCGCCCGGGTTACTAGCCAAAGAAAAAAAAGTCACTCTAGGGTTTGTCATCACCTCGTCTGTCTTTTTTATTGGAGGTTCGCTTTTTGGTTATCATTATATTTTTCCCATCACCTTCCAATATTTTTCGGGGTTATTTTCAGGAACCGACATTTTACTTTTGCCCCGAATGGCGGATTATTTTTCACTGGCAGCCCAAATGTTACTGGCCTTTGGTTTGATTTTCGAATTGCCTTTATTGATTTATTTCTTAGCTTCTTCAGGGATTGTATCTTTCAAAACCCTCTGGGGGTTTCAACGCTACTTAATCGTCGTTGCCTTCATCATAGGCGCCATCCTCACCCCACCCGATGTGCTTTCTCAAACCTTACTCTCAATCCCCATCATCCTACTTTATCAAGTAGGCCTGTTAGGCGCATGGTTTCATCGTAAAAAAATCCCAAAATAA
- the cysN gene encoding sulfate adenylyltransferase subunit CysN, with translation MMEEKSILRFTTAGSVDDGKSTLIGRLLYDAHQVYEDQLSAIEKTAQRKQEERVNLALLTDGLRAEREQGITIDVAYRYFSTDKRKFIIADTPGHEQYTRNMVTGASTANLSMILVDARKGLLPQSRRHAYIANLLGIKHVLVCINKMDLVDWKQERFDAIVQEFKDFAQTFQLKDLRFIPISALKGDNIVRRSDLAPWYSGETILDILENIEVEHDRNLKDFRMAVQYVVRPHLDYRGYAGQIASGVVKVGQAIQVLPSGRQSKVKSIDTFQGSWQEAFCPQSITLTLEDEIDISRGDTLADTKKAPQVSTDFSATLCWMAEAPLQLQKKYSIKHGTLLTKAMVKALDHRVDIHTLEKQPATELHLNEIAGVQIKTLKPLVYDPYAYNRNTGNFILIDELTNNTVAAGIIK, from the coding sequence ATGATGGAAGAAAAATCCATTTTACGTTTTACCACTGCCGGGAGTGTTGATGACGGCAAATCAACGCTGATTGGCCGTTTGCTGTATGATGCCCATCAAGTTTACGAAGACCAACTTTCAGCTATTGAAAAAACCGCCCAACGTAAACAAGAAGAACGTGTTAATTTGGCACTGCTCACCGACGGGCTGCGTGCCGAACGAGAACAGGGAATTACGATTGATGTGGCCTATCGCTATTTTTCCACCGACAAACGCAAATTTATTATTGCCGATACCCCAGGGCATGAACAATACACCCGCAATATGGTCACAGGTGCGTCAACCGCTAATCTTTCGATGATTTTGGTCGATGCCCGTAAAGGTTTGTTGCCTCAATCCCGGCGCCATGCCTACATTGCCAATCTATTGGGTATCAAGCATGTTTTAGTGTGTATCAATAAAATGGATTTGGTGGATTGGAAACAAGAGCGCTTCGACGCCATTGTCCAAGAATTTAAAGATTTTGCCCAAACTTTTCAATTAAAAGATTTACGGTTTATCCCCATTTCTGCCCTCAAGGGTGACAATATTGTACGGCGTAGTGACTTGGCACCTTGGTACTCAGGAGAAACTATTTTAGATATTTTAGAAAATATCGAGGTTGAACACGACCGCAATTTAAAAGATTTTCGTATGGCAGTGCAGTATGTCGTTCGCCCTCATTTAGATTATCGGGGCTATGCTGGGCAAATTGCAAGCGGAGTGGTAAAGGTAGGCCAAGCAATACAGGTGTTGCCTTCGGGTCGTCAATCGAAAGTTAAATCGATTGATACCTTCCAAGGCTCTTGGCAAGAAGCCTTCTGCCCTCAATCTATTACCCTCACCCTAGAAGATGAAATTGACATTAGTCGTGGGGACACGTTGGCCGACACAAAAAAAGCACCTCAAGTATCCACCGATTTTTCGGCAACCCTATGTTGGATGGCTGAGGCACCTCTTCAACTTCAAAAAAAATATTCAATCAAACATGGAACCTTGCTGACGAAAGCCATGGTGAAGGCTCTGGATCATCGGGTCGATATCCATACCTTAGAAAAACAACCGGCAACCGAATTGCATCTCAACGAAATTGCGGGCGTGCAAATCAAGACACTCAAACCCCTGGTCTACGATCCCTATGCGTATAATCGCAACACCGGGAATTTCATTCTCATTGATGAACTCACCAACAACACCGTTGCCGCCGGCATAATTAAATAG
- the cysD gene encoding sulfate adenylyltransferase subunit CysD, which yields MTHHLTHLEELESESIHIIREVVAEFKNPVMLYSVGKDSSVMVRLALKAFYPGKIPFPLMHIDTGYKFPEMYEFRDQFIKSIGANLIVERNESAIAGNMNPWQYGTDKCCGALKTTGLLQALSKYGFDAAFGGARREEEKSRAKERIYSFRDEFGQWDPKNQRPELWNLYNAQINPGQSIRVFPLSNWTEADIWHYIMVEKIPVVPLYFAKEREVIVRGEMILPLTEKNPPRPGDKIEKIVCRYRSLGCTPCTGAIRSTATTLQEIVDETFHHKRSERENRVIDHGSDSSMEEKKKEGYF from the coding sequence ATGACTCATCATTTAACTCATTTAGAAGAATTAGAATCGGAAAGCATTCATATTATCCGTGAGGTAGTGGCCGAGTTTAAAAACCCGGTCATGCTTTATTCGGTGGGTAAAGATTCTAGTGTGATGGTGCGCTTGGCCCTCAAGGCTTTTTATCCGGGCAAAATTCCCTTTCCACTCATGCACATCGATACGGGTTATAAATTCCCCGAAATGTATGAATTTCGGGATCAATTTATTAAAAGTATTGGGGCTAATCTCATTGTTGAGCGCAACGAAAGTGCCATTGCTGGGAATATGAACCCTTGGCAATATGGTACTGACAAATGTTGTGGGGCCTTAAAAACTACGGGGTTGCTTCAGGCTTTGAGTAAATATGGTTTTGATGCGGCTTTTGGTGGGGCCCGGCGTGAAGAAGAAAAATCACGGGCCAAAGAAAGAATTTATTCTTTTCGCGATGAATTTGGGCAATGGGACCCTAAAAATCAGCGCCCCGAATTGTGGAACCTTTACAACGCGCAAATTAATCCAGGGCAATCGATTCGCGTGTTTCCGCTCTCCAATTGGACAGAGGCCGATATTTGGCATTACATCATGGTGGAAAAAATCCCCGTGGTGCCACTGTATTTTGCTAAAGAACGAGAAGTGATTGTTCGTGGGGAAATGATTTTACCACTGACCGAAAAAAATCCCCCACGACCGGGAGATAAAATTGAAAAAATTGTTTGTCGCTATCGCTCGCTCGGTTGCACCCCTTGTACGGGGGCGATTCGCTCCACGGCCACAACCTTGCAAGAAATTGTCGATGAAACTTTTCATCACAAACGTTCCGAACGAGAAAATCGCGTAATTGACCATGGCTCGGATTCATCGATGGAAGAGAAGAAAAAAGAAGGGTATTTTTAA
- the raiA gene encoding ribosome-associated translation inhibitor RaiA gives MQIQIHFHDVERTEAIENHIEGVMGHLTKFADPDNAHVYLAVVGKKQSFQCKIEFHANRKDYTSTELSDDMYKSIDLAVHKLEMQLRKDHDLRVSQRRHNGSIKSA, from the coding sequence ATGCAAATTCAGATTCATTTTCACGATGTAGAAAGAACCGAAGCTATTGAAAATCATATTGAAGGCGTTATGGGTCACCTTACCAAGTTTGCCGATCCGGATAATGCCCATGTTTATCTTGCGGTGGTTGGGAAAAAACAGAGTTTTCAATGTAAGATTGAATTTCATGCCAATCGCAAGGATTATACGAGCACGGAATTGTCCGACGACATGTATAAATCCATTGATCTAGCCGTGCATAAATTAGAAATGCAGCTGCGCAAAGATCATGACCTGAGGGTATCGCAGCGGCGGCACAATGGTTCCATTAAATCAGCCTAA